Proteins from one Oscillospiraceae bacterium genomic window:
- a CDS encoding TetR/AcrR family transcriptional regulator: protein MDRRIRKTQESLQLAMATLLQKKPLSSITVKELCAKADINKSTFYLHYHDIYDCASRMYNSIISKMTGLLEQYNTEEQRYKLPEILKSAMDIYTENKTTYEPFLKSASHASVVYGIRRQVVLAACALGSPQQQKDPLYRCGIAFLVSGLFGILEQCDYDEITVEVVRTVGEAIQNEFLARFDELEKRR, encoded by the coding sequence ATGGACAGGAGAATCAGAAAAACCCAAGAAAGCTTACAGCTTGCCATGGCAACACTTTTACAGAAAAAACCGCTTTCTTCCATTACGGTTAAGGAACTGTGCGCAAAAGCGGATATCAACAAGAGCACCTTTTATCTCCACTATCATGACATCTATGACTGCGCTTCCCGCATGTATAACAGCATCATCAGTAAAATGACCGGGCTTCTGGAACAATATAACACTGAGGAACAGCGTTATAAACTGCCGGAGATCCTGAAAAGTGCTATGGATATCTACACGGAAAACAAAACGACTTATGAACCGTTTTTAAAATCGGCTTCACATGCATCGGTGGTATATGGGATCAGACGGCAGGTCGTACTGGCGGCATGCGCACTGGGAAGCCCTCAGCAGCAAAAAGACCCGCTGTATCGGTGCGGTATCGCATTCTTGGTGTCCGGGTTATTTGGCATCCTTGAGCAATGCGATTATGACGAGATCACCGTTGAAGTGGTCAGAACCGTCGGTGAGGCGATTC